Proteins encoded within one genomic window of Haematobia irritans isolate KBUSLIRL chromosome 5, ASM5000362v1, whole genome shotgun sequence:
- the hebe gene encoding hebe isoform X2 gives MADINNKPKIQLRPTLSINGDKSPSPATKLLISHGKPNFTIQRSPKIQNGNGSVSPLSNQISTKNEFVVKSTTFNGVFKPSNISVASKNSLKQNGDDNEAAKVVLRRTKVPEPPLKEGEDENVPEFIRRQRRIQERLAKENLDFENRRSGYFTHVVISPSSPNRKSFVETMSSPAIVPGLEIPPPVQPAKIEESEEEKKHEEQKDELLKEIAQEIVEEPKNGEVVEAAPVVQNGHDDAEEEEVNKAIEEVNKAVAGEDDDVKPEEVVEEDKVPEQVAAVTSAMVEESSAQNETPVQAAVVTSAMVEEPQSESSVQTAVVTSAPEEETKVEDSSEATVQAVVTSLTLEEESKIEEPIAAVQAVVTSALMVEEEEVEKPLQNGHVEAVVTSALVTEEVPKTNGVSEQNGHDEITISHTNALSTPSIPSPDPSGEKGVNYEPKTVVSFSKDLGEPNKYPDTVKVVKEVESNNSSSDELKELAKLKFEIKGDETADIEVTPVLKVE, from the coding sequence ATGGCTGATATCAATAACAAGCCCAAAATTCAGTTACGCCCCACTCTATCGATTAATGGCGATAAAAGTCCCTCACCAGCTACCAAACTTTTGATCAGTCATGGCAAACCAAATTTCACCATACAACGATCACCTAAAATACAAAATGGCAATGGTAGTGTTAGCCCTTTGTCGAatcaaatttctacgaaaaatgaATTTGTCGTCAAGAGTACCACATTCAATGGAGTCTTTAAACCCTCGAATATTAGTGTGGCCTCTAAAAATTCCCTTAAACAAAATGGTGATGATAATGAGGCCGCCAAAGTTGTATTGAGACGCACCAAGGTACCTGAACCACCACTAAAGGAGGGCGAGGATGAAAATGTTCCAGAATTCATAAGACGTCAACGTCGTATTCAAGAACGTTTGGCCAAAGAGAATTTGGATTTCGAGAATAGACGCAGCGGTTACTTTACCCATGTTGTTATATCGCCTTCTTCGCCCAATCGTAAATCATTTGTGGAGACCATGTCCAGTCCGGCTATAGTACCAGGTCTTGAAATTCCTCCTCCTGTACAACCAGCTAAAATTGAAGAGTCTGAAGAGGAAAAGAAACATGAGGAGCAGAAGGATGAGTTATTGAAGGAAATAGCCCAAGAGATAGTGGAAGAACCTAAAAACGGAGAGGTAGTAGAAGCTGCTCCTGTTGTACAAAATGGTCATGATGATGCAGAAGAAGAAGAGGTGAACAAAGCCATTGAAGAGGTTAACAAAGCTGTGGCTGGCGAAGATGATGATGTTAAGCCGGAAGAAGTAGTGGAAGAAGATAAGGTTCCCGAGCAAGTTGCTGCCGTTACTTCAGCTATGGTGGAAGAATCATCAGCCCAAAATGAAACCCCTGTTCAGGCTGCCGTTGTTACCTCAGCTATGGTTGAGGAACCTCAAAGTGAAAGCTCAGTGCAAACTGCTGTTGTCACCTCAGCCCCCGAGGAGGAAACTAAAGTTGAAGACTCCAGTGAAGCTACTGTACAAGCTGTTGTTACTTCATTGACCTTAGAAGAAGAATCGAAAATCGAGGAACCTATAGCCGCTGTCCAAGCAGTTGTCACCTCAGCTTTAATggtagaagaagaagaagtggAAAAACCCCTACAAAATGGCCATGTTGAAGCTGTGGTAACTAGCGCCCTTGTTACCGAGGAAGTACCCAAAACCAATGGTGTCTCTGAACAAAATGGTCATGATGAAATCACAATTTCCCATACGAATGCCTTGAGTACACCCAGTATACCATCACCCGATCCCAGTGGAGAAAAGGGTGTCAACTATGAACCTAAAACTGTTGTCTCCTTTTCCAAAGATTTAGGTGAACCCAATAAATATCCCGATACCGTAAAAGTTGTTAAAGAAGTTGAGTCAAATAATTCGAGTAGTGATGAACTGAAGGAAttggcaaaattaaaattcgaaATTAAGGGAGATGAAACAGCAGACATAGAAGTGACACCGGTTTTGAAGGTTGAATAG
- the hebe gene encoding hebe isoform X1 translates to MLPVYQRSYYNLNMADINNKPKIQLRPTLSINGDKSPSPATKLLISHGKPNFTIQRSPKIQNGNGSVSPLSNQISTKNEFVVKSTTFNGVFKPSNISVASKNSLKQNGDDNEAAKVVLRRTKVPEPPLKEGEDENVPEFIRRQRRIQERLAKENLDFENRRSGYFTHVVISPSSPNRKSFVETMSSPAIVPGLEIPPPVQPAKIEESEEEKKHEEQKDELLKEIAQEIVEEPKNGEVVEAAPVVQNGHDDAEEEEVNKAIEEVNKAVAGEDDDVKPEEVVEEDKVPEQVAAVTSAMVEESSAQNETPVQAAVVTSAMVEEPQSESSVQTAVVTSAPEEETKVEDSSEATVQAVVTSLTLEEESKIEEPIAAVQAVVTSALMVEEEEVEKPLQNGHVEAVVTSALVTEEVPKTNGVSEQNGHDEITISHTNALSTPSIPSPDPSGEKGVNYEPKTVVSFSKDLGEPNKYPDTVKVVKEVESNNSSSDELKELAKLKFEIKGDETADIEVTPVLKVE, encoded by the coding sequence TGTTGCCCGTTTATCAACGTAGCTACTACAACCTAAACATGGCTGATATCAATAACAAGCCCAAAATTCAGTTACGCCCCACTCTATCGATTAATGGCGATAAAAGTCCCTCACCAGCTACCAAACTTTTGATCAGTCATGGCAAACCAAATTTCACCATACAACGATCACCTAAAATACAAAATGGCAATGGTAGTGTTAGCCCTTTGTCGAatcaaatttctacgaaaaatgaATTTGTCGTCAAGAGTACCACATTCAATGGAGTCTTTAAACCCTCGAATATTAGTGTGGCCTCTAAAAATTCCCTTAAACAAAATGGTGATGATAATGAGGCCGCCAAAGTTGTATTGAGACGCACCAAGGTACCTGAACCACCACTAAAGGAGGGCGAGGATGAAAATGTTCCAGAATTCATAAGACGTCAACGTCGTATTCAAGAACGTTTGGCCAAAGAGAATTTGGATTTCGAGAATAGACGCAGCGGTTACTTTACCCATGTTGTTATATCGCCTTCTTCGCCCAATCGTAAATCATTTGTGGAGACCATGTCCAGTCCGGCTATAGTACCAGGTCTTGAAATTCCTCCTCCTGTACAACCAGCTAAAATTGAAGAGTCTGAAGAGGAAAAGAAACATGAGGAGCAGAAGGATGAGTTATTGAAGGAAATAGCCCAAGAGATAGTGGAAGAACCTAAAAACGGAGAGGTAGTAGAAGCTGCTCCTGTTGTACAAAATGGTCATGATGATGCAGAAGAAGAAGAGGTGAACAAAGCCATTGAAGAGGTTAACAAAGCTGTGGCTGGCGAAGATGATGATGTTAAGCCGGAAGAAGTAGTGGAAGAAGATAAGGTTCCCGAGCAAGTTGCTGCCGTTACTTCAGCTATGGTGGAAGAATCATCAGCCCAAAATGAAACCCCTGTTCAGGCTGCCGTTGTTACCTCAGCTATGGTTGAGGAACCTCAAAGTGAAAGCTCAGTGCAAACTGCTGTTGTCACCTCAGCCCCCGAGGAGGAAACTAAAGTTGAAGACTCCAGTGAAGCTACTGTACAAGCTGTTGTTACTTCATTGACCTTAGAAGAAGAATCGAAAATCGAGGAACCTATAGCCGCTGTCCAAGCAGTTGTCACCTCAGCTTTAATggtagaagaagaagaagtggAAAAACCCCTACAAAATGGCCATGTTGAAGCTGTGGTAACTAGCGCCCTTGTTACCGAGGAAGTACCCAAAACCAATGGTGTCTCTGAACAAAATGGTCATGATGAAATCACAATTTCCCATACGAATGCCTTGAGTACACCCAGTATACCATCACCCGATCCCAGTGGAGAAAAGGGTGTCAACTATGAACCTAAAACTGTTGTCTCCTTTTCCAAAGATTTAGGTGAACCCAATAAATATCCCGATACCGTAAAAGTTGTTAAAGAAGTTGAGTCAAATAATTCGAGTAGTGATGAACTGAAGGAAttggcaaaattaaaattcgaaATTAAGGGAGATGAAACAGCAGACATAGAAGTGACACCGGTTTTGAAGGTTGAATAG